The Virgibacillus dokdonensis genome includes a window with the following:
- the aspS gene encoding aspartate--tRNA ligase, which yields MSKQQRVMAGSLCESNVKESVLLKGWVQKRRDLGGLIFIDLRDASGVVQIVFNPNHSQRALEIAENIRSEYVVEVEGTVVKRDSSTVNPTMKTGEIEVIVSTITILNKAKTPPFAIQDKAEVSEDLRLSYRYLDLRRQPLQETFKLRHHITQAVRHYLNEQQFLEMETPILTKSTPEGARDYLVPSRVHQGEFYALPQSPQLFKQLIMMGGFEKYYQIARCFRDEDLRADRQPEFTQIDVETSFLTSDEIMQLTEEMMQFVMKEVKGIDISLPLKRMPYDEAMARYGSDKPDTRFGMELIHVGEIVKKSSFKVFQSAIESDGLVALLNVKQRAKTYSRKDIDKLTEFVKVYGAKGLAWLKVEGEELKGPIVKFISEEEKAGLMEKAQAEDGDLLLFVADKTNVVYNSLGALRLKLGKELNLIDNTAYHFLWVTDWPLLEYDEEQGRYFAAHHPFTSPIESDIEKLATEPENVRANAYDLVLNGYELGGGSVRIHQVELQKKMFKVLGFSEVEAKEQFGFLLEALEYGAPPHGGVALGLDRIVMLLAGRTNLRDTILFPKTASASDLLTDAPSEVDPGQLDELSIQLISQDQDK from the coding sequence ATGAGTAAGCAGCAACGTGTAATGGCGGGTTCACTATGTGAATCTAATGTAAAAGAATCTGTCCTTTTAAAAGGGTGGGTGCAAAAGCGCCGCGATTTAGGAGGCTTAATATTTATCGATTTACGTGATGCTTCTGGTGTTGTGCAAATTGTCTTTAATCCAAATCATTCACAAAGAGCGTTAGAAATTGCTGAAAATATTCGCAGTGAATATGTAGTTGAAGTAGAGGGAACCGTTGTAAAACGTGATTCTTCAACGGTTAATCCTACTATGAAAACAGGAGAAATTGAAGTGATCGTTTCTACGATTACGATTTTAAACAAAGCGAAAACACCACCTTTTGCAATTCAAGATAAAGCAGAAGTATCCGAAGATTTACGATTATCTTATCGTTATCTTGATTTGCGCAGACAGCCATTGCAAGAAACGTTTAAATTAAGACATCACATTACACAGGCTGTTCGCCACTATTTAAATGAACAGCAGTTTTTAGAGATGGAAACACCTATTTTAACTAAAAGTACACCAGAAGGAGCGAGGGATTATCTTGTTCCAAGTCGTGTGCACCAAGGTGAGTTTTATGCTTTACCACAGTCGCCTCAATTGTTTAAACAATTAATTATGATGGGGGGATTTGAAAAGTATTACCAAATTGCTCGTTGTTTTCGTGACGAAGATTTACGAGCAGATCGCCAGCCTGAATTTACACAAATTGATGTGGAAACATCATTTTTAACAAGCGATGAAATCATGCAGTTAACAGAAGAAATGATGCAATTTGTTATGAAAGAAGTGAAAGGAATTGACATCTCCCTTCCATTAAAACGCATGCCGTATGATGAGGCAATGGCACGATATGGTTCTGATAAACCAGATACTCGTTTTGGAATGGAATTAATTCATGTTGGAGAGATTGTGAAGAAATCGAGCTTTAAAGTATTTCAAAGCGCTATTGAATCAGACGGTTTAGTAGCTTTGTTGAATGTAAAACAACGGGCAAAGACATATTCACGCAAAGATATTGATAAACTAACTGAGTTTGTTAAAGTGTATGGTGCTAAAGGTCTTGCATGGCTTAAAGTTGAAGGAGAAGAATTAAAAGGACCAATTGTCAAATTTATTTCTGAAGAAGAAAAAGCAGGTTTAATGGAAAAAGCACAAGCGGAAGATGGTGATTTGTTATTATTTGTTGCAGATAAAACCAATGTTGTTTACAATAGCTTAGGCGCCCTTCGTTTAAAATTAGGAAAAGAGTTAAACTTGATAGACAACACTGCATATCATTTTCTATGGGTGACGGACTGGCCGTTATTAGAATACGACGAAGAGCAAGGAAGGTATTTTGCAGCGCACCATCCGTTTACTTCACCGATTGAATCAGACATTGAAAAGCTGGCTACAGAGCCGGAAAATGTCAGAGCAAATGCATATGATTTAGTTTTGAATGGCTACGAATTAGGCGGTGGGTCTGTTCGTATTCATCAGGTAGAGCTGCAAAAGAAAATGTTTAAGGTGTTAGGATTTTCTGAAGTGGAGGCTAAAGAACAGTTTGGTTTTCTATTAGAAGCCTTAGAATATGGTGCTCCACCACATGGCGGCGTAGCCTTGGGGCTTGATCGAATTGTCATGCTTTTAGCTGGCAGAACGAATTTAAGAGACACGATTCTATTTCCGAAAACAGCTTCTGCTTCCGATCTATTAACAGATGCACCGAGCGAAGTGGACCCAGGTCAATTAGATGAATTGTCTATTCAACTTATTTCTCAAGATCAAGATAAATAG
- a CDS encoding RsfA family transcriptional regulator gives MAKVRQDAWSHEDDLLLAETVLRHIREGSTQLNAFEEVGDKLNRTSAACGFRWNAEIRNKYVNAIDLAKRQRKEKKRAMARAEKVENKPTLVASSATKHQETEQFQTSTETSINVNSSNSLVTMDKVIHFLRELEKQSLHSNQSQASLEHVQNEKEELQKQVDRLTQELKQTKSQLATMQEDYQAFIQIMDRARKMTVLEDQDMRTAPAFRMDKNGNLQQLAQGSN, from the coding sequence ATGGCTAAGGTCAGACAAGATGCATGGTCACATGAAGATGATCTATTATTGGCAGAAACCGTCTTACGTCACATTAGAGAAGGAAGTACGCAACTGAATGCTTTTGAAGAGGTTGGAGATAAATTAAATCGTACATCTGCCGCATGTGGATTTCGTTGGAATGCAGAAATACGCAATAAGTATGTAAATGCTATTGATCTCGCAAAACGTCAGCGAAAAGAAAAGAAACGGGCTATGGCTAGAGCAGAAAAAGTAGAAAATAAACCAACCCTTGTAGCTTCATCAGCCACAAAACATCAAGAGACGGAGCAGTTTCAAACATCAACTGAAACTTCTATAAACGTCAATTCTTCCAATTCTCTCGTAACGATGGATAAAGTCATTCATTTTTTAAGAGAATTAGAAAAGCAATCGTTACATTCAAATCAATCTCAAGCATCACTTGAACACGTTCAAAATGAAAAAGAAGAATTACAAAAACAAGTAGATAGATTGACTCAAGAATTAAAACAAACAAAATCGCAATTAGCGACGATGCAGGAGGACTATCAAGCTTTTATTCAAATTATGGATAGGGCGAGAAAAATGACTGTGTTAGAAGATCAAGATATGAGGACTGCACCAGCATTTCGAATGGATAAAAATGGAAATTTGCAACAATTAGCGCAAGGATCTAATTGA